From Caldanaerobius fijiensis DSM 17918, a single genomic window includes:
- a CDS encoding peptidase U32 family protein, with translation MNKKKVELLAPAGDLERLIVAAEYGADAVYFGENRFGLRSGVGFTLEDIRKGIQYLHDRGKKAYITVNIIPHNDDFKGLSDYVAFLGDNGADGIILSDPGVLSVVKEVAPDVDVHLSTQANAVNLRSILFWYRQGIKRIVIARELSLAEISYISQNIPDDLEIEAFVHGAMCISYSGRCLLSMYMTGRDANKGECAHPCRWEYALYEAKRPGEYFPIEEDERGTYILNSKDLCMIQYIPQMIDAGINSFKIEGRNKSSYYVATVVGAYRKALDEYYKKPEAYEFKEQWLDELKKASYREFTTGFYLGKPYESQNYKTSSYIRNYDFVGMVLDYNEKTGLATIEQRNRVFKGDKVEIIGPYRDYFEQVIEEMYDEEGNTIDVAPHPQQLFKIKVKNRVKPYDMLRRKKV, from the coding sequence ATGAATAAAAAAAAGGTTGAGCTTCTGGCGCCTGCAGGTGATCTAGAGAGATTGATAGTAGCAGCAGAATATGGCGCGGATGCAGTGTATTTCGGTGAAAATAGATTTGGGCTCAGATCGGGTGTAGGCTTTACTTTAGAAGACATTCGAAAGGGAATACAATACCTGCACGATAGAGGCAAAAAGGCGTATATAACGGTAAATATCATACCACATAATGATGATTTTAAGGGATTGAGTGATTATGTGGCTTTTTTGGGAGATAATGGTGCAGACGGTATAATATTATCAGATCCTGGGGTTTTATCTGTAGTAAAAGAAGTAGCGCCAGATGTCGACGTCCATCTCAGCACGCAGGCAAATGCAGTAAATCTTCGAAGCATCTTATTCTGGTACAGGCAAGGTATAAAAAGGATTGTAATAGCAAGAGAGCTTTCTCTAGCGGAAATAAGTTACATCAGCCAAAACATACCGGATGACTTGGAAATTGAAGCTTTTGTTCACGGTGCGATGTGTATATCTTATTCGGGCAGGTGCCTTTTAAGTATGTATATGACAGGTAGAGATGCCAATAAAGGTGAATGTGCGCACCCATGCCGGTGGGAATATGCATTATATGAGGCAAAACGCCCTGGAGAATATTTTCCAATAGAAGAGGACGAAAGAGGGACTTATATATTAAATTCTAAAGACCTCTGTATGATCCAATATATTCCACAGATGATTGATGCGGGCATAAATAGTTTTAAGATAGAGGGCCGAAATAAATCATCGTATTATGTAGCCACAGTGGTAGGCGCATATAGAAAAGCTTTAGATGAGTATTACAAAAAACCTGAAGCATATGAGTTTAAGGAGCAATGGCTTGATGAGCTTAAAAAGGCCAGTTATAGGGAATTCACCACCGGTTTTTACTTAGGTAAACCATACGAATCACAGAACTATAAGACCAGTAGTTATATAAGGAATTATGACTTTGTCGGGATGGTTCTTGATTACAATGAAAAAACCGGGTTAGCGACGATAGAACAGAGAAATCGGGTTTTTAAAGGCGATAAAGTAGAAATCATAGGCCCTTATAGAGACTATTTTGAACAGGTCATTGAAGAAATGTACGATGAAGAAGGAAATACTATAGACGTCGCGCCACACCCACAACAGTTATTTAAAATAAAGGTGAAAAATAGAGTAAAACCCTATGATATGTTGAGAAGGAAAAAGGTATAA
- a CDS encoding peptidoglycan D,D-transpeptidase FtsI family protein, which translates to MKRINSLLSMILALSFILIARFAYIQIVNGSIYSRSAVDQRVRRVYLSDYRGTIYDRNMIPITERKSTQYAVVFPDLIKDKNKAISYLTRITGCDVLTLKKLLNGTAFTLAIENSNIKTQQNGIYIATVSERYSDKAIASHIIGYLNLYSHSGVYGIEKAYDNVLNSGGQIQYTIFLDGNLQAIKGLGSQYTITGVKRRSYGIKTTIDYHIQKIAEDVMDEHHINGAVVILDVKTGQILAMASRPNFVPSKISEYLSNSDGALVNKALTAYPLGSVFKTVVAAAALENNVITEKQTFYCTGNVKIDGISYPCYKNKAHGPVDMDKAFALSCNTTFIKIGERVGSSRIIDMAEKFGFGNKVINFSEENTGHIPQPKEVAGAGIGNLSIGQGTLTVTPLQVADMMATIANNGIRHIPIIVQGIVDDNGNLIRKENVNRSYRVISASTAKKLQQMLRDVVTDGTGIRADIREGSAGKTGTAETGKTGISHGWFAGYAPYSDPRYAVVVFAENGGEGGVRAAPVFKDIVENILKIK; encoded by the coding sequence TTGAAGAGGATAAATAGTCTTTTATCGATGATACTTGCTTTGAGTTTTATTTTGATTGCGCGCTTTGCTTATATCCAGATTGTGAATGGCAGTATTTATTCGAGATCGGCTGTAGACCAGCGGGTAAGGAGGGTCTATTTATCTGATTATAGGGGAACTATATATGATCGAAATATGATACCTATCACAGAAAGAAAATCAACTCAATACGCTGTAGTGTTTCCAGACCTTATAAAAGATAAAAACAAAGCCATATCTTATCTGACGCGCATAACAGGTTGTGATGTCCTTACTTTAAAGAAACTGTTAAATGGTACAGCATTTACTCTTGCAATTGAAAATAGCAATATAAAAACACAACAAAATGGCATATACATAGCGACAGTATCCGAAAGATATTCTGATAAGGCGATAGCGTCTCATATAATAGGTTATTTAAATCTTTACTCACACAGCGGGGTATACGGCATTGAAAAAGCATATGATAATGTATTGAATTCAGGAGGACAAATTCAATATACCATTTTTTTAGATGGGAACTTACAAGCAATAAAGGGTCTCGGCTCACAGTATACAATTACAGGAGTAAAGCGTAGATCTTATGGTATAAAAACTACTATTGATTATCACATACAGAAAATTGCAGAAGATGTTATGGATGAACATCATATAAATGGAGCTGTGGTGATATTAGATGTCAAGACAGGCCAAATATTGGCTATGGCCAGCAGGCCTAATTTTGTCCCATCAAAAATATCAGAATACCTGAGTAACAGCGATGGGGCATTGGTAAATAAAGCCCTTACAGCATATCCGCTGGGGTCAGTCTTTAAAACCGTTGTGGCAGCGGCAGCTTTGGAAAATAATGTAATCACAGAAAAACAGACTTTCTATTGTACGGGCAATGTTAAAATTGATGGTATATCATACCCTTGTTATAAGAATAAAGCCCATGGGCCTGTGGATATGGATAAAGCCTTTGCTCTCTCATGCAATACCACGTTTATAAAAATAGGAGAAAGAGTGGGAAGCAGCAGAATTATTGATATGGCAGAAAAATTTGGCTTTGGAAATAAGGTGATTAATTTTTCAGAGGAAAACACTGGCCACATACCCCAACCGAAAGAGGTAGCAGGGGCAGGTATTGGCAATTTGTCGATTGGCCAGGGGACGCTGACTGTAACGCCACTTCAAGTAGCTGATATGATGGCAACTATAGCGAACAACGGCATCCGGCATATTCCTATTATTGTTCAGGGCATCGTAGACGACAACGGTAATTTGATTAGGAAAGAAAATGTTAATAGATCCTATAGGGTTATATCTGCAAGCACAGCTAAGAAACTACAACAGATGTTAAGGGATGTGGTAACAGATGGTACTGGCATCAGAGCTGATATACGGGAGGGCAGCGCAGGTAAAACTGGAACGGCTGAAACGGGAAAAACCGGGATTTCTCACGGATGGTTTGCGGGTTACGCTCCTTACAGTGATCCCAGGTATGCTGTTGTAGTATTTGCAGAAAACGGAGGAGAAGGAGGAGTTAGAGCAGCGCCTGTATTTAAAGATATTGTTGAAAATATTTTAAAAATAAAATAA
- a CDS encoding GspE/PulE family protein — MARKRLGDILIENELITKEQLDQAIKIQNQTGKRLGKVLSEMGLITENRLIEILEFQLGIPHVDLKRYYIDKNAVFMVPEEVARRNMLIPVKRDENNIYVAMSDPMDILAIDDVKLITKLNVIPLIATEEDIKDAIKKYYEPEEVERAVNDFDSEYEVNAQVQSDEINNAPAVRLVNSIIEQAVRSRASDIHIEPSATDVRVRFRIDGQLIENMSAQKSVHGPLITRIKIMSNLNIAERRLPQDGRIELNVEGKDMDIRVSVLPTIHGEKAVLRLLDRSSFLVSKHELGLNPYELKLFDLFIRNSHGIILVTGPTGSGKTTTLYTMLREVNTPDKNIVTVEDPVEYMLPGVNQVQVNEKAGLTFATTLRSILRQDPNIIMIGEIRDTETAQIAVRSAITGHLVLSTLHTNDAPSTVARLVDMGIEPYLVSASLIGVIAQRLVRRVCDNCKYAYQASESEKRLLGYEVSEDLTLYRGRGCALCNKTGYRGRLAVFEIMSVSKDIREMINEKASIDVLRDLAIKQGMITLKESARRKVLDGLTTIDEMLRIAYMEE; from the coding sequence ATGGCAAGAAAAAGGTTAGGAGATATCCTCATTGAAAACGAATTAATCACTAAAGAGCAGCTGGATCAGGCCATAAAGATTCAAAATCAAACAGGTAAGCGGCTGGGGAAGGTTCTTTCTGAAATGGGGCTTATCACAGAAAACAGGTTGATAGAGATATTAGAATTTCAGTTGGGTATACCTCATGTAGATTTAAAGCGCTACTACATCGATAAGAATGCAGTTTTCATGGTACCAGAAGAAGTGGCAAGGCGTAATATGCTCATCCCCGTAAAAAGAGATGAAAACAATATTTATGTCGCAATGAGCGATCCTATGGATATATTGGCGATCGATGATGTAAAACTCATAACCAAATTGAATGTTATCCCTCTGATAGCTACAGAAGAGGATATAAAAGATGCCATAAAAAAGTACTACGAACCCGAGGAAGTAGAACGAGCTGTAAATGATTTCGATAGTGAATATGAGGTAAATGCCCAGGTACAAAGTGATGAGATAAATAACGCCCCTGCTGTTCGATTGGTCAATTCTATAATAGAACAGGCCGTTAGAAGCAGGGCATCTGATATACATATAGAGCCATCTGCCACCGATGTAAGGGTGAGGTTCAGGATAGACGGCCAGCTTATAGAAAATATGAGCGCCCAAAAGAGCGTTCACGGTCCCCTTATAACTCGTATAAAGATAATGAGCAATTTAAACATTGCAGAGAGAAGGTTGCCCCAGGACGGGAGAATTGAGCTAAACGTGGAAGGGAAGGACATGGATATACGCGTATCTGTGCTTCCAACAATACATGGAGAAAAGGCTGTTTTGAGGCTGTTAGACCGGAGTAGCTTTTTGGTATCTAAGCATGAACTGGGCTTAAATCCTTATGAATTAAAACTTTTTGATCTTTTTATCAGAAATTCCCATGGCATAATACTGGTGACAGGTCCTACAGGTAGCGGTAAGACCACGACCCTTTATACCATGTTGCGAGAGGTCAATACTCCCGACAAGAACATCGTCACCGTTGAAGATCCTGTTGAATACATGCTTCCGGGAGTAAACCAGGTGCAGGTCAATGAGAAAGCGGGGCTTACCTTTGCAACGACATTGAGATCGATTTTGCGACAGGATCCTAATATAATAATGATAGGAGAGATAAGGGATACAGAGACGGCTCAGATTGCTGTCAGGTCTGCCATCACAGGTCACCTTGTATTATCTACACTACATACCAATGATGCGCCAAGTACGGTAGCCAGGCTAGTAGATATGGGGATTGAGCCGTATCTGGTGTCGGCATCGCTTATAGGTGTCATAGCGCAGCGCCTGGTAAGAAGGGTGTGCGATAATTGCAAATACGCTTATCAGGCTAGTGAAAGCGAGAAGCGCCTTCTGGGTTATGAGGTGAGTGAGGATCTTACGCTATATCGAGGGAGGGGCTGCGCTTTATGTAACAAAACAGGCTATAGAGGAAGGCTGGCGGTATTTGAAATCATGTCCGTGTCAAAGGATATAAGGGAAATGATCAATGAAAAGGCCTCTATAGATGTATTAAGAGATCTAGCTATAAAGCAGGGAATGATCACACTTAAAGAAAGCGCAAGGCGAAAAGTCCTGGATGGTTTGACGACTATTGATGAGATGCTTAGAATTGCTTATATGGAGGAGTAA
- a CDS encoding type II secretion system F family protein, whose translation MPQYFFRARDAQGLLVSGTIDADNYSEAVKAVQDKKVYPVEIKEIIQGRNISIEFSKVKVSDLAIFCRQFATLLNAGISIANCFDILRQQTSNKKLRDVLGQIYEDVQKGKSLSESMRSYSVFPEILINMIEAGEVSGRLDMVLDRMAVYFEKENATNQKIKAALTYPAIVSVVAVLVVIFLVSYVLPTFINMLTSAGAQLPLPTKILLTVSFILGHFWYYIFAILFLTALSLYRYIKTPEGRRMYDWIKLKAPIFGNLNRRVITSRFTRTLGVLLASGIPVMQAMQVVEKVVGNVIVAEGLKRAEEGIRQGKGLSKPLSSIGVFQPMVIQMISVGEESGMLDSLLDKTADFFDGEVDRAVSQMTTMLEPVIILVLAVVVGFIVISIVMPMFQMYNTIKY comes from the coding sequence ATGCCCCAGTATTTTTTTAGAGCAAGAGATGCACAAGGATTGCTTGTCTCAGGTACTATCGATGCAGACAATTATAGTGAAGCAGTAAAAGCTGTTCAAGATAAGAAAGTATACCCCGTGGAGATAAAAGAGATAATACAAGGAAGAAACATAAGTATTGAGTTTTCAAAAGTAAAGGTATCGGATCTAGCTATATTCTGCAGGCAGTTTGCTACACTTCTAAATGCGGGCATATCCATTGCCAACTGCTTTGACATCTTGCGCCAACAGACGTCTAACAAGAAATTGAGAGATGTATTGGGCCAGATTTACGAAGATGTTCAAAAAGGCAAGAGCTTGTCGGAATCTATGAGGTCATATTCGGTATTTCCTGAGATATTGATAAACATGATAGAAGCAGGTGAAGTCAGCGGCCGGTTAGATATGGTACTGGACCGCATGGCTGTGTACTTTGAGAAGGAAAATGCTACAAACCAGAAGATAAAGGCAGCGCTTACATATCCGGCTATAGTTTCGGTAGTTGCCGTCTTAGTTGTTATATTTTTGGTCTCTTATGTTCTCCCTACATTTATAAATATGTTGACCAGTGCTGGTGCACAATTGCCGCTACCTACAAAGATATTGCTCACTGTTAGTTTTATTTTAGGTCACTTTTGGTATTACATCTTTGCCATACTTTTTCTCACTGCATTGTCTTTGTACAGGTATATAAAGACACCTGAAGGAAGGCGCATGTATGATTGGATTAAGCTTAAGGCACCCATATTTGGCAATTTAAATCGCCGTGTAATAACTTCGCGGTTCACCCGGACACTGGGTGTGCTCTTAGCCAGTGGTATACCCGTGATGCAGGCCATGCAAGTGGTGGAAAAAGTAGTGGGAAATGTCATTGTGGCAGAGGGGCTCAAAAGAGCTGAAGAGGGTATAAGACAGGGCAAAGGTCTCTCAAAGCCGCTGAGCTCCATAGGTGTATTTCAGCCTATGGTTATACAGATGATATCCGTCGGTGAAGAATCGGGTATGCTTGACAGCCTTCTTGATAAGACGGCGGATTTCTTTGACGGCGAAGTGGACAGGGCTGTCTCTCAGATGACCACAATGCTGGAGCCTGTTATCATTCTGGTCCTTGCAGTAGTTGTGGGATTTATAGTCATTTCAATTGTCATGCCCATGTTTCAGATGTATAATACCATCAAATACTGA
- the aroE gene encoding shikimate dehydrogenase, with protein MNVINSSTKLYAVIGHPIKHSLSPHIHNFSFKYAGVNAVYLCFDINPDRLGDAINGFKAIGLSGFNVTIPYKESIIKYLDEVDVNAGLIGAVNTVINKDGHFKGYNTDGIGFINTLKNHHIEINEVIVLGAGGASRAICTALILNGAKRINIINRTYENAVKLASHIQSIDSKCKVNADTLENISKYEAELLVNTTSVGMWPHVDNSPVDDIPKGVKVVYDIVYNPYETKLIKMAKEKGCQIVYGIEMLIGQAVESFKIWTGVDIPEDVIITYLKKEGILFNMSNNIHNVT; from the coding sequence ATGAATGTGATAAATAGCAGTACAAAGCTTTATGCCGTTATAGGACATCCCATAAAGCATAGCTTATCACCCCATATACATAATTTTTCTTTTAAATATGCAGGTGTAAATGCTGTTTATTTGTGCTTTGATATCAATCCTGATCGACTAGGCGATGCTATAAATGGCTTTAAGGCCATAGGTTTAAGTGGCTTTAATGTAACAATACCCTATAAGGAAAGTATAATTAAATATCTAGATGAAGTTGATGTAAATGCCGGATTGATTGGAGCTGTAAACACTGTAATTAATAAAGATGGGCATTTTAAGGGATATAATACCGACGGCATAGGCTTTATAAATACGTTGAAAAATCATCATATAGAAATAAATGAGGTCATTGTTTTAGGAGCTGGTGGAGCTTCCAGGGCTATATGTACAGCTCTTATACTCAATGGTGCAAAAAGGATTAACATTATAAACAGGACTTATGAGAACGCTGTAAAGCTCGCAAGCCATATACAATCAATAGATTCTAAATGCAAGGTAAACGCGGATACGTTAGAAAATATTTCAAAGTATGAGGCGGAGCTGCTGGTCAATACCACATCTGTAGGGATGTGGCCCCATGTGGATAATTCGCCAGTTGATGACATTCCAAAAGGAGTCAAAGTGGTATATGATATAGTATATAATCCTTATGAAACCAAACTTATAAAGATGGCCAAAGAGAAAGGATGTCAAATCGTATACGGTATAGAGATGCTCATAGGGCAAGCAGTAGAATCATTTAAGATATGGACGGGTGTAGATATACCAGAAGACGTTATAATTACATATCTTAAAAAAGAAGGAATTTTGTTTAATATGTCGAATAATATACACAATGTAACATAA
- a CDS encoding type IV pilus twitching motility protein PilT, with protein MVDIIELLTEAVSRKASDLHITIGIPPVLRINGHLVRTDYQPLRAEDTEAFVQQLMSREQYEILKQKGEIDFSYSLHGVGRFRINAYKQRGTFSLAIRMVALNVPSIEELGLPLIVKDLAMKTRGLVLVTGPTGSGKSTTLAAMIDLINSNRECHILTLEDPIEYLHKHKKSIVNQREIGYDSMSFASALRSALREDPDVILVGEMRDLETMQIALTAAETGHLVLSTLHTIGAAKTIDRIVDVFPPYQQQQIKVQLSMVLEGVISQQLLRSADGNKRVLATEVMVATPAIRNLIREGKTFQIQSSVQTGAKYGMHTMDSSIANLYKNGIITLEEAQMYAMEPENMLMLLGRR; from the coding sequence ATGGTTGATATAATAGAGCTTTTGACAGAGGCTGTAAGCAGGAAGGCATCTGATCTCCACATAACCATAGGAATTCCACCTGTTTTAAGAATAAATGGACATTTGGTAAGAACTGATTATCAGCCTTTAAGGGCCGAAGATACAGAAGCCTTTGTACAGCAGCTTATGTCTCGGGAGCAATATGAGATTCTAAAGCAGAAGGGCGAGATTGACTTTTCTTACTCCTTACACGGCGTAGGTCGCTTCAGGATAAATGCTTATAAGCAGAGGGGTACATTTAGCCTTGCTATAAGGATGGTGGCGTTAAATGTACCATCTATTGAGGAATTGGGTCTTCCTTTAATCGTAAAAGACCTGGCTATGAAAACCAGAGGTCTTGTGCTTGTTACTGGTCCAACAGGCAGTGGTAAATCCACGACATTGGCTGCTATGATCGATTTGATAAATAGCAATAGAGAATGCCATATACTTACGTTGGAAGATCCTATAGAATACCTTCATAAGCATAAAAAGAGCATTGTAAATCAAAGGGAAATAGGTTATGACAGTATGTCCTTTGCCAGTGCGTTGAGGTCCGCTTTGAGAGAAGATCCTGATGTAATATTGGTAGGAGAGATGCGAGACCTGGAGACTATGCAGATAGCCTTGACGGCTGCTGAGACTGGCCATCTGGTTTTGTCTACGTTGCATACCATTGGAGCTGCCAAAACTATTGATAGGATTGTGGATGTGTTTCCACCCTATCAGCAACAACAGATTAAGGTACAGTTATCTATGGTGTTAGAAGGAGTTATATCACAGCAATTGTTGAGAAGTGCTGACGGAAATAAGCGGGTTTTGGCTACAGAAGTAATGGTGGCCACACCGGCTATAAGAAACCTCATAAGGGAAGGAAAAACATTTCAAATACAGTCTTCAGTGCAGACAGGGGCTAAATATGGAATGCATACAATGGATTCAAGCATTGCAAACTTGTATAAGAATGGTATAATAACATTAGAAGAAGCCCAGATGTATGCTATGGAACCAGAAAATATGCTTATGCTTTTAGGCAGAAGGTGA
- the sigK gene encoding RNA polymerase sporulation sigma factor SigK, protein MVGLITFFLPLVNNMFFLSGYVSNANSFPQPLSAEEEEEYIKRYLNGDEEAKNILVERNLRLVAHIVKKYSNAGIDSDDLISIGTIGLIKAITTFNKTKGVRLATYASRCIENELLMYLRSNKKERNEVSLQDPIGIDREGNEISLMDIIPVADPDSVCNEVETKLQIKRLKDKIDTVLKNREKLVIELRYGLTNMGVKTQMEIANILGISRSYVSRIEKKALKKLLKELLIPGSCR, encoded by the coding sequence ATGGTAGGCCTTATTACTTTTTTCTTGCCTCTTGTAAATAATATGTTTTTTTTATCTGGTTATGTCAGCAATGCCAATTCATTTCCACAGCCTTTAAGTGCTGAGGAAGAAGAAGAATATATAAAAAGGTATCTAAATGGCGATGAAGAAGCTAAAAATATATTGGTTGAGAGGAATCTCAGGCTTGTTGCTCATATAGTAAAGAAGTATTCTAATGCGGGGATAGATAGTGACGATTTAATATCGATAGGAACAATAGGGCTTATAAAGGCTATAACGACCTTCAACAAAACCAAAGGCGTAAGGCTGGCTACTTACGCTTCACGCTGTATAGAAAACGAACTCTTAATGTATCTCCGCTCAAATAAAAAGGAAAGAAATGAGGTATCGTTACAAGATCCTATAGGAATTGATAGGGAGGGGAATGAGATATCGCTTATGGACATTATACCGGTCGCTGATCCTGATAGCGTATGTAACGAGGTTGAAACAAAACTTCAGATAAAAAGGTTAAAAGATAAAATTGATACTGTACTTAAAAACAGGGAAAAGTTAGTAATAGAGCTTAGATACGGTTTAACCAATATGGGTGTAAAGACTCAGATGGAGATCGCGAATATTTTAGGTATATCAAGGTCTTATGTATCCAGGATTGAGAAAAAAGCTTTAAAAAAGCTTCTAAAAGAATTATTAATACCGGGAAGCTGCCGTTGA
- a CDS encoding YqeG family HAD IIIA-type phosphatase, which yields MFYPNEYYKTFSDIDIDHLKRIGIKGIIVDIDNTLIPWSNKVPDENTYLWINKLRNEGFKVCLISNNTKSRVQEFNKDLNCPVVWNAKKPLKAAYIKASKYLDCPVKNIAVVGDQIFTDVFGGNRMGMYTILVDPLSEKEFFWTKLIRKIEKKLRDKLRG from the coding sequence TTGTTTTATCCAAATGAATATTATAAGACCTTCAGCGACATAGACATAGATCATCTAAAAAGAATAGGAATAAAGGGTATAATAGTTGATATAGATAACACTTTGATACCCTGGTCGAATAAGGTTCCGGATGAAAATACCTATCTCTGGATAAATAAGTTAAGAAACGAAGGATTTAAAGTCTGCCTTATATCCAACAATACCAAAAGTAGGGTTCAAGAATTTAATAAAGATTTGAATTGTCCTGTAGTATGGAATGCTAAAAAGCCTTTGAAGGCAGCATATATAAAGGCGTCTAAGTATTTGGATTGTCCGGTGAAAAATATAGCTGTTGTAGGTGATCAGATTTTTACAGATGTATTTGGAGGAAACAGAATGGGTATGTATACGATTCTCGTAGACCCATTATCAGAAAAAGAGTTTTTCTGGACCAAACTTATCAGGAAAATTGAAAAAAAATTAAGGGATAAATTGAGGGGATAG
- a CDS encoding competence type IV pilus major pilin ComGC encodes MKRIWEALSRKTRDERGFTLVELIVVLAILSILALIAVPRFTGTLNNAKTKADETTAQIIADAAARYVLDNSIDSGTTSIDLQTLKDNGYLEDIPKPQSGEGDFTVKVTSGTNNTATIEVSWPKATNPVKRTVDIITSNKNTSSQ; translated from the coding sequence ATGAAGAGGATATGGGAAGCATTATCGAGAAAAACCCGCGACGAGAGGGGCTTTACGCTGGTAGAGCTTATTGTAGTGCTCGCTATATTAAGCATACTGGCTCTAATTGCTGTACCTCGTTTTACAGGAACACTAAACAATGCAAAGACCAAGGCAGATGAAACCACAGCTCAAATTATAGCTGATGCAGCTGCAAGGTATGTACTGGATAACAGTATTGATAGTGGTACTACTAGTATAGATTTACAAACGTTAAAAGATAATGGTTATTTAGAGGATATACCAAAACCTCAATCGGGGGAAGGAGATTTTACAGTTAAAGTAACTTCTGGTACTAATAATACAGCTACTATAGAAGTTTCATGGCCAAAAGCAACTAATCCTGTTAAAAGAACTGTGGATATAATAACGTCAAATAAGAATACTTCATCTCAATAA
- the mltG gene encoding endolytic transglycosylase MltG yields the protein MRKKHTLYALYIVLVIVFLIAYYINSSIPAGSSNKSVNVVIPANTTALGIAKILKENKVIKNEYFFMLYLKINGKGNNFKAGKYQLKQDMPYKDIVDILTKGSNVSEYVRLTIPEGYTVAQIADKLSQMGWSRNEFLKECKVGIFDYAFLKDIPSNRPYRLEGYLFPDTYFIKKQTSEHQVIDMMLKRFDDVVVKYYNAQNKRIPLDEVVIVASMIEKEARIDMDRPLIASVIYNRLNKGMKLQVDATVLYALGIQKDRLTLKDLEFKSPYNTYYVKGLPIGPISNPGYKSIQAALNPAKTGYYYYVARGDGSHVFSHSYDQHLNAIKAIEKGSVVR from the coding sequence ATGCGAAAAAAACATACCTTGTATGCGTTATATATAGTATTGGTTATTGTTTTTCTAATAGCATACTACATCAATAGTAGTATTCCTGCTGGTAGCAGCAATAAAAGTGTAAATGTGGTAATTCCCGCTAATACAACAGCTTTAGGCATAGCCAAGATCCTCAAAGAAAATAAGGTAATAAAAAATGAATATTTTTTTATGCTTTATTTAAAAATCAACGGAAAGGGGAATAATTTTAAAGCCGGAAAATATCAGTTAAAGCAGGACATGCCTTATAAAGACATTGTGGATATTCTAACAAAGGGCAGCAATGTCAGTGAATACGTCAGGTTGACTATTCCTGAAGGCTATACGGTAGCGCAGATCGCTGATAAATTGTCACAAATGGGATGGAGCCGTAATGAATTTCTAAAAGAATGTAAGGTTGGAATTTTTGATTATGCATTTTTAAAAGATATACCTTCTAATCGCCCTTATAGGCTGGAGGGTTATCTGTTTCCGGATACCTATTTCATAAAAAAGCAAACATCTGAACATCAGGTAATTGATATGATGTTAAAGAGATTTGATGATGTGGTAGTAAAGTATTATAACGCACAAAATAAACGTATACCATTAGATGAAGTCGTTATTGTAGCATCAATGATAGAAAAAGAAGCGAGAATTGATATGGATAGACCACTTATTGCCAGTGTTATATACAACAGACTAAATAAAGGCATGAAACTACAAGTGGATGCCACGGTTTTATATGCCCTGGGTATACAGAAAGATAGACTCACTCTGAAAGATTTGGAGTTCAAATCGCCATATAACACATATTATGTTAAAGGTTTGCCTATAGGCCCTATAAGTAATCCAGGGTACAAATCTATCCAGGCGGCGTTGAATCCCGCAAAAACAGGTTATTATTACTATGTTGCTAGAGGTGATGGTTCTCACGTCTTTTCGCACAGTTATGACCAGCACCTGAATGCGATAAAAGCAATAGAAAAAGGTAGTGTTGTGCGATGA